In Marinobacter antarcticus, one genomic interval encodes:
- a CDS encoding mechanosensitive ion channel family protein translates to MEDLLGADGRASEYVDQAIALVMTYAPKVLLAIITLIIGMWLINRFVRVLDSKLGKKDPTLNTFLCGLFSAILKILLLISVASMVGIATTSFIAIIGAAGLAVGLALQGSLGNFAGGVLILLFKPFKVGDVIEAQGFLGSVREISILYTIVDTFDNRRVVIPNGQLSNSSLTNMSVYDTRRCDMSFGIGYSDDIDKAKAIVLRLISEDERAMKDPAPLVVVGSLGDSSVNLTVRAWTKAGDLWPFNWDMQERVKKAFDAEGISIPFPQRDVHMYKTE, encoded by the coding sequence ATGGAAGATCTGCTTGGCGCTGACGGGCGCGCCTCTGAATACGTGGACCAGGCCATTGCGCTGGTCATGACCTATGCCCCGAAAGTGTTGCTGGCCATCATCACGCTGATTATCGGTATGTGGCTGATCAATCGCTTTGTGAGAGTGCTGGACTCAAAGCTTGGCAAAAAAGACCCCACCCTGAACACATTTTTATGTGGACTTTTCAGTGCCATTCTCAAGATTCTTCTGCTCATCTCTGTCGCTTCCATGGTCGGTATTGCCACCACGTCCTTTATTGCCATTATTGGTGCTGCAGGTCTTGCTGTAGGCTTGGCATTACAGGGCAGCCTGGGGAACTTTGCGGGCGGCGTACTGATTCTGCTTTTCAAGCCGTTCAAGGTGGGTGATGTTATCGAAGCACAGGGATTCCTCGGTTCGGTGCGTGAAATCAGCATTCTCTACACGATTGTCGACACCTTCGATAACCGCCGCGTGGTGATCCCTAACGGTCAGCTGTCCAACTCCAGCCTGACCAACATGAGCGTCTATGATACGCGCCGCTGCGATATGTCCTTTGGCATCGGCTACAGCGATGATATCGACAAAGCCAAAGCCATCGTGCTGCGACTGATCTCTGAAGACGAGCGCGCCATGAAAGATCCGGCCCCTCTCGTGGTTGTTGGTAGTCTGGGCGATAGCTCGGTAAACCTGACCGTGCGTGCCTGGACCAAGGCCGGGGACCTGTGGCCATTCAACTGGGATATGCAAGAGCGCGTGAAAAAAGCGTTTGATGCGGAAGGTATCTCCATTCCCTTTCCCCAGCGCGACGTACACATGTACAAAACCGAGTGA
- the mnmH gene encoding tRNA 2-selenouridine(34) synthase MnmH, with protein MASRPDTDNYLSLFLNDTPLMDVRAPVEFARGSFPGAENAPLMNDDERHRVGICYKEKGQDEAIRLGHQLVSGDIKAQRIEAWKRFIARHPEGYLFCFRGGLRSRLTQQWIQEAGIDYPLVKDGYKALRRFLIDSLDNLIESGDFRIISGRTGTGKTRVLQHLPNPVDLEGLANHRGSSFGRQVTPQPSQIDFENRLAVAMLKAHHLNDGPVYLEDESRLVGRCAMPDALQERIAHAPLLILEQTLEDRTRIIREDYVENMSADYMSRDGEEAGWLNFRDYLLGALDRISKRLGGERHGKLRSFMEQALAQQESSGDVHGHDAWIQPLLQDYYDPMYDYQLGRKQGRILVRGGPDAVVGWASDNATA; from the coding sequence ATGGCAAGCAGACCCGATACCGACAACTACCTTTCCCTGTTCCTGAACGACACCCCGTTGATGGATGTACGGGCACCCGTGGAATTCGCCAGAGGCAGCTTCCCGGGCGCTGAGAACGCGCCTCTGATGAACGACGATGAACGGCACCGGGTAGGCATCTGTTACAAGGAAAAAGGTCAGGATGAGGCAATCCGGCTCGGCCACCAACTGGTTTCCGGCGATATCAAAGCCCAGCGCATTGAAGCCTGGAAGCGGTTTATAGCGCGCCATCCGGAGGGCTATCTGTTTTGCTTCCGTGGTGGTTTACGATCCAGGCTCACCCAGCAGTGGATCCAGGAGGCGGGCATTGATTACCCTCTCGTCAAAGACGGCTACAAAGCTCTGCGCCGGTTTCTTATCGACAGTCTCGACAACCTCATTGAGTCCGGTGATTTCCGCATAATCAGCGGGCGCACAGGAACCGGCAAAACCCGTGTACTGCAGCATCTTCCGAACCCGGTGGATCTGGAAGGTCTGGCCAATCACCGGGGCTCGAGCTTCGGACGCCAGGTAACACCTCAACCTTCACAGATAGATTTCGAAAACCGCTTGGCTGTTGCCATGTTGAAGGCCCACCACTTGAATGATGGGCCGGTTTATCTGGAAGATGAAAGCCGTCTGGTTGGTCGCTGCGCCATGCCGGATGCCCTGCAAGAAAGGATAGCTCATGCGCCACTGCTTATTCTTGAGCAAACGTTAGAGGACCGCACTCGCATCATCCGGGAAGACTATGTGGAAAACATGTCCGCTGATTATATGAGTCGTGATGGTGAAGAAGCCGGCTGGCTGAACTTCCGCGACTACCTTCTTGGCGCCCTCGACCGCATAAGCAAGCGCCTGGGCGGTGAACGCCACGGCAAGCTGCGCAGTTTCATGGAACAGGCGCTGGCGCAACAGGAAAGCAGCGGAGATGTTCACGGTCACGACGCCTGGATTCAGCCTCTGCTTCAAGACTATTACGACCCTATGTACGACTATCAGCTCGGCCGGAAACAGGGGCGGATACTTGTCCGTGGAGGCCCGGATGCCGTTGTCGGGTGGGCCAGTGACAATGCCACTGCGTAG
- a CDS encoding VanZ family protein, with protein sequence MATLKHQLTTLLHFRPLWRLALLLSVIAIGFLATTSSSYPIPSAPSDKVNHMVAFIELTILTRLSWPGLRAVWFAPLLLGFGLCIEAVQANLPYRDFSLADIAADGAGILIGLLPWPGLRRTGRRDLRDSPESL encoded by the coding sequence ATGGCAACACTGAAACACCAACTGACAACTCTACTGCACTTCCGACCACTGTGGCGTCTTGCTCTGCTGCTATCGGTGATTGCCATTGGCTTTCTGGCAACCACAAGCAGCAGCTATCCAATTCCGTCGGCACCCAGCGACAAGGTGAATCACATGGTCGCCTTTATCGAACTCACGATTTTGACCCGCCTGTCATGGCCCGGTCTCCGCGCCGTCTGGTTTGCACCTTTACTGCTGGGTTTCGGGCTGTGCATTGAGGCCGTTCAGGCGAATCTGCCTTACCGGGACTTCTCTCTGGCGGACATCGCTGCCGATGGCGCCGGAATACTGATTGGGCTTCTACCCTGGCCAGGCTTACGCAGAACCGGCCGAAGAGACTTGAGAGATTCGCCCGAATCCTTGTGA
- the cysZ gene encoding sulfate transporter CysZ: MLRGNFFRGLGYLGEGFRLIRQPGLRLFVVIPLVINILLFGLLFYFLGELFGVLIATAMGWLPDWAWLQALDWLFWILYGAVILLMLAYGFVIIANLIGSPFYGYLAELTEKHLTGQEVSPDEGWAGIIKDIPRALWREVQKIIYYLPRAIGLFIIGLIPVVNLVAAVLWFMFNSWMMALQYVDYPADNHKVSFRALRELLADTRLSALGFGLPVALAAMVPILNLVVVPAAVCGATAYWVRENGATRN; the protein is encoded by the coding sequence ATGCTCAGGGGTAACTTTTTTCGTGGACTGGGCTACCTGGGTGAGGGTTTTCGTCTGATACGTCAGCCCGGCCTGCGACTATTTGTCGTGATTCCGCTTGTAATCAACATTCTTCTCTTCGGTTTGCTGTTCTATTTTCTGGGCGAGCTCTTTGGTGTTCTGATTGCCACCGCTATGGGCTGGCTGCCCGACTGGGCCTGGCTGCAGGCATTGGACTGGCTGTTCTGGATCCTTTATGGAGCTGTGATCCTGCTGATGTTGGCGTACGGCTTTGTAATCATCGCCAACCTGATTGGGTCCCCGTTTTATGGTTATCTGGCGGAGCTCACTGAAAAGCACCTGACCGGGCAGGAAGTCAGCCCAGACGAAGGCTGGGCGGGCATTATAAAGGACATTCCCAGGGCGCTCTGGCGCGAAGTGCAGAAAATCATCTATTACCTGCCCCGGGCTATCGGCCTGTTTATTATCGGCTTGATCCCGGTGGTCAATCTGGTTGCGGCTGTGCTGTGGTTTATGTTCAACAGCTGGATGATGGCGTTGCAGTATGTAGATTACCCCGCAGATAACCACAAAGTGAGCTTTCGTGCGTTGCGCGAGCTGCTTGCCGACACCCGGCTCTCTGCACTGGGGTTCGGGCTGCCAGTGGCTCTGGCAGCCATGGTGCCGATTCTGAACCTGGTTGTTGTTCCCGCAGCCGTTTGCGGTGCGACCGCCTATTGGGTGCGTGAAAACGGCGCAACACGAAATTAA
- the rapA gene encoding RNA polymerase-associated protein RapA, with amino-acid sequence MDASEFVIGQRWVSHSDTALGLGIVTDISGRRVTLGFPAADEERTYAIDNAPLSRIIYQIGEEIETFGGTRYLVRAVEDVGGVLMYHAEAFSDDRESDNDELLDDKIEQISEVKLASSVNFSAPHQRLFAGQFDRNGAFRLRFATLQHLDRLRASPARGLIGARTQHLQHQVYIAHEVAKRHAPRVLLADEVGLGKTIEAGLILHYQLQTGRARRALIVVPDSLTHQWLVEMLRRFNLRFSIVDQSRYDALEESEDDVDALVNHIFGGESSVNPFESDQLVLCSLDFLVNSQKASKDALKAGWDLMIVDEAHHLAWSPESVSPEYQVVEELSAASEGLLLLTATPEQVGVASHFARLRLLDPARFHDLQAFQEEEQQYETINSVVRRLQDEGLDIHEDDRKALEAWLGDELAELLKGDSPRQAIIDAMLDRHGTGRVLFRNTRAAIQGFPERRANAVPLECPAMYQGQEFGYPGLAPEQSVPEEQWLADDPRVVWLEKKLAGLRPAKVVVICAMAETAMALEHYLQLRAGIRSAAFHEHLSLVERDRAAAYFADDEQGAQALICSEIGSEGRNFQFAHHLVLFDLPANPDLLEQRIGRLDRIGQTETIDIHIPYLCNTSQEVQYRWFQEGLNAFSESCAVGVAVQEKVGEQWKNAVDGESSVLDSLVEASAIETARLKTLLQNGRDALIELNSCRRDIADSLIAGIEEEEGPVQVRDYMMEAFDILGVDVEDHSERADILRPGEQYQAGHVAELPEDGVTVTWDRQHALEREDIAFMSWEHPMVTGVMDSVTSSGLGKAALASLSVKALPPGTLLMEALFTVHCPAPEALHLTRYLPVSPLRLLVDVNGKELSAALPHDRLNDLCSNIRRRTAQAVVPQIRPQVETMVDHVERLSAPHLEPMKQKALEQLVANFEPEIRRLEALKRVNPAIREEEIDYFRNQLDAAREAIGHASLALEGIRVIVTA; translated from the coding sequence TTGGACGCATCGGAATTTGTTATTGGTCAGCGCTGGGTAAGCCATAGTGATACAGCCTTGGGGCTGGGCATAGTGACAGATATTTCCGGCCGTCGGGTTACCCTCGGGTTTCCTGCGGCGGATGAAGAGCGCACCTACGCTATTGATAATGCCCCACTTTCTCGCATAATTTATCAGATTGGCGAGGAAATCGAGACCTTCGGCGGCACCAGGTACCTGGTGCGCGCGGTAGAGGATGTTGGTGGCGTGCTGATGTATCACGCCGAGGCCTTTTCAGATGACAGAGAGTCAGATAATGACGAGCTGCTTGACGACAAGATTGAGCAGATATCTGAGGTAAAACTCGCCAGCTCCGTCAATTTTTCAGCGCCTCATCAGCGCCTGTTTGCCGGCCAGTTTGATCGAAACGGCGCCTTCCGTCTGCGCTTTGCAACCCTGCAGCACCTGGACCGGTTGCGGGCTTCTCCTGCCCGGGGCCTGATTGGTGCCCGCACACAGCACTTGCAGCACCAGGTTTATATTGCTCACGAAGTAGCAAAGCGCCATGCACCACGAGTGCTCCTTGCGGACGAGGTGGGCCTGGGTAAAACCATTGAAGCCGGCCTTATTCTGCATTACCAGTTGCAGACTGGCCGGGCCCGGCGAGCCTTGATCGTGGTGCCCGATTCGCTGACTCATCAGTGGCTTGTGGAGATGCTGCGGCGCTTCAATCTGCGTTTTTCCATTGTTGACCAGAGTCGCTATGACGCCCTGGAAGAAAGCGAAGATGATGTCGATGCCCTGGTGAATCACATCTTCGGGGGGGAGTCTTCCGTTAATCCCTTTGAAAGCGACCAGCTGGTGTTGTGCAGCCTCGATTTCCTGGTCAACAGTCAGAAGGCAAGTAAGGACGCACTGAAAGCCGGCTGGGATCTGATGATTGTGGATGAGGCTCATCATCTGGCCTGGAGCCCTGAAAGCGTCAGCCCTGAATACCAGGTAGTGGAGGAGCTCTCGGCAGCCAGTGAAGGTCTGTTATTGCTGACAGCAACGCCGGAGCAGGTGGGTGTGGCCAGCCACTTTGCCCGGCTTCGCCTGCTCGACCCGGCGCGGTTTCACGACTTGCAGGCGTTTCAGGAAGAAGAGCAGCAGTATGAAACGATCAATAGCGTAGTGCGGCGCTTGCAGGATGAAGGCTTGGACATCCATGAAGACGACCGCAAGGCGCTGGAGGCCTGGCTGGGCGATGAACTGGCGGAGTTGCTGAAGGGCGATTCGCCGCGCCAGGCCATCATCGACGCAATGCTCGACCGCCATGGCACAGGGCGGGTGCTGTTCCGTAATACCCGGGCAGCGATACAGGGCTTTCCCGAGCGCCGGGCCAATGCCGTTCCGCTGGAGTGCCCTGCCATGTATCAGGGCCAGGAGTTTGGCTATCCTGGGTTAGCCCCGGAGCAATCCGTGCCTGAAGAGCAGTGGCTGGCAGACGACCCGAGGGTTGTCTGGCTGGAGAAAAAACTGGCGGGCTTACGCCCCGCCAAAGTCGTGGTTATCTGCGCCATGGCCGAAACTGCCATGGCGCTGGAGCACTACCTTCAGCTCCGTGCCGGCATTCGCAGTGCCGCGTTCCATGAACACCTGAGCCTCGTGGAGCGGGACCGCGCCGCTGCCTATTTTGCCGACGATGAACAGGGTGCTCAGGCGCTGATCTGTTCAGAAATAGGCAGTGAAGGGCGTAACTTCCAGTTTGCCCACCATCTGGTGCTGTTTGATCTGCCTGCCAACCCGGATCTGCTTGAACAGCGCATCGGGCGTCTTGACCGTATTGGCCAGACTGAAACCATTGATATCCATATTCCCTATCTCTGCAATACCTCGCAGGAGGTTCAGTACCGCTGGTTCCAGGAAGGCCTGAATGCGTTTTCCGAAAGCTGCGCTGTCGGCGTGGCGGTGCAGGAAAAGGTTGGCGAACAGTGGAAAAACGCTGTCGATGGCGAGTCTTCCGTGCTGGATAGCCTGGTTGAAGCCTCCGCCATCGAGACGGCGCGGCTGAAAACGCTTCTGCAGAATGGCCGCGATGCGCTGATCGAGCTCAACTCCTGTCGCCGCGATATAGCCGATTCGCTGATTGCTGGTATTGAAGAGGAAGAAGGTCCAGTTCAGGTACGCGATTATATGATGGAAGCCTTCGACATTCTCGGGGTGGATGTCGAAGACCATTCTGAACGTGCAGATATTCTGCGCCCAGGCGAGCAGTATCAGGCTGGCCACGTCGCCGAACTGCCGGAAGACGGCGTAACCGTCACCTGGGATCGCCAGCATGCGCTGGAGCGCGAAGATATTGCGTTTATGAGTTGGGAGCATCCCATGGTAACGGGTGTGATGGACTCGGTTACCAGCTCCGGGTTGGGCAAGGCCGCTCTGGCCAGCTTGTCAGTCAAGGCACTGCCGCCGGGCACTTTGTTGATGGAAGCGCTGTTCACAGTGCACTGCCCGGCGCCTGAAGCTTTGCACCTGACTCGTTATCTGCCGGTCTCGCCCCTGCGGCTGCTGGTGGATGTGAACGGCAAAGAGCTTTCCGCCGCCCTTCCTCATGATCGTCTCAACGACCTTTGTTCAAATATCCGTCGGCGTACCGCGCAGGCGGTTGTGCCGCAGATCCGTCCGCAGGTGGAAACCATGGTCGATCATGTGGAGCGCCTGTCTGCACCGCATCTGGAGCCTATGAAACAAAAGGCACTGGAGCAGTTGGTGGCGAACTTTGAGCCAGAGATTCGCAGGCTGGAAGCCCTGAAAAGAGTGAACCCGGCCATTCGCGAAGAGGAAATCGATTATTTCCGCAATCAGCTGGATGCCGCCCGCGAGGCTATCGGGCATGCCAGCCTGGCGCTGGAAGGTATACGGGTTATCGTCACCGCCTGA
- a CDS encoding acyl-CoA dehydrogenase → MMTFILFLVALVALLVVMRRESGARPAIGVMVVVGVLSMLFASGWLALVLFVGAAVTAAAGLPALRQSWLTPRVFAMFKKVAPKVSDTEKVALEAGTVGWDGELFTGRPDWHNLLINRHTGLSEEEQAFVDNQCVHAISMCDAWDIAVERADLPKELWDFLKNEKFFGMIIPKEYGGLGFSAKAQTAVLQKIAANEMLMVSVGVPNSLGPGELLVKYGTDEQKNHYLPRLADGREIPCFGLTGPRAGSDATSLPDAGIVCKREIDGKEVVGIKLDFEKRWITLAPIATVVGLAFRMFDPDGLLGDTKDYGITCALIPRDTKGMEIGRRHCPIGSPFLNGPIIGKDVFIPLDYIIGGLEMAGQGWRMLVECLSVGRCITLPSGAAGAAAYSVGTAGGFTRIRRQFNTPVADMEGVQEPLARIAAKTYIAQAAVNHTANMIDKGEKPAVPSAILKYHLTEMQREILTDAMDVHGGKTVTLGPRNYLGIGFSGSAVSITVEGANIMTRSLMIFGQGAIRCHPYVLKELAAKDNDDIHAFDDAFFGHAGLIFGNSARAFTQALGLGRADVPFDSASRKYAQAVARFSAAFGLCSDAAMTTLGSELKMRELISARLGDMLSNLYLASMVLKNWHETQPVEGEKEVMQYSLGLLLHRTEEALDAFLQNLPNRAVALVLRAVTLPLGRSWGNPHDDQARKLARFISTDTPIRHKLLASTWTTEGEGSVKNPVASYNGLLKDYDKAEQLYRKATKAYAKGELPMTALHPEERFEAALEAGIYTKEEADFMREYEVVVLEMLTVDDFPFDEFARNKETVIDHNPA, encoded by the coding sequence ATGATGACTTTTATTCTGTTTCTGGTGGCGCTGGTAGCCTTGTTGGTTGTCATGCGGCGTGAATCCGGTGCCCGGCCGGCTATTGGTGTAATGGTTGTGGTTGGTGTGCTGTCGATGCTTTTTGCATCAGGATGGCTGGCTCTGGTTCTTTTTGTCGGAGCCGCTGTTACTGCTGCCGCCGGCTTGCCAGCTCTGCGTCAGAGCTGGCTCACGCCACGTGTTTTTGCCATGTTCAAAAAGGTTGCCCCGAAGGTCTCCGACACCGAAAAGGTGGCTCTTGAGGCAGGCACGGTAGGCTGGGACGGTGAGTTGTTTACCGGTCGTCCAGATTGGCACAACCTGTTGATCAACCGCCATACGGGCCTGAGTGAAGAAGAGCAGGCCTTCGTAGATAATCAGTGCGTTCACGCTATATCCATGTGTGATGCCTGGGATATTGCCGTTGAGCGCGCTGATCTTCCGAAAGAGCTTTGGGATTTTCTCAAGAACGAGAAGTTCTTCGGAATGATTATCCCCAAAGAATACGGCGGGCTGGGCTTCTCCGCCAAGGCCCAGACAGCAGTGCTGCAGAAGATTGCTGCCAATGAAATGCTCATGGTGTCTGTTGGCGTGCCTAACTCTCTCGGCCCTGGTGAGTTGCTGGTCAAGTACGGTACTGATGAGCAGAAGAACCATTATTTGCCGCGTCTGGCCGATGGCCGGGAAATTCCCTGTTTTGGTCTCACTGGTCCCCGCGCGGGCTCGGATGCAACCTCTTTGCCGGATGCCGGCATCGTGTGCAAGCGTGAGATAGATGGTAAGGAAGTTGTTGGTATCAAGCTGGATTTTGAAAAGCGCTGGATTACTCTTGCGCCCATTGCAACCGTTGTTGGCCTGGCGTTCCGGATGTTTGATCCGGATGGGCTGCTAGGCGATACAAAAGACTATGGCATTACCTGTGCGCTGATACCCCGCGATACCAAGGGTATGGAAATCGGCCGCCGTCACTGCCCCATCGGCAGTCCCTTCCTGAACGGCCCGATCATTGGCAAGGACGTATTTATACCGCTGGATTACATTATCGGTGGACTGGAAATGGCCGGGCAGGGCTGGCGTATGCTGGTTGAGTGCCTCTCTGTAGGCCGTTGTATCACGCTGCCCTCCGGCGCTGCGGGTGCGGCTGCCTACTCAGTGGGCACAGCCGGCGGTTTCACCCGCATCCGCCGTCAGTTCAATACGCCGGTGGCGGACATGGAGGGCGTGCAGGAGCCACTGGCGCGCATTGCAGCCAAAACGTACATTGCACAGGCGGCGGTCAACCACACCGCCAACATGATTGACAAAGGCGAAAAGCCGGCCGTTCCGTCGGCGATTCTCAAGTATCACCTGACCGAAATGCAGCGTGAGATACTCACCGATGCCATGGATGTTCACGGTGGTAAAACGGTGACCCTTGGGCCGCGTAACTATCTGGGTATTGGCTTTAGCGGTTCCGCCGTATCGATTACGGTGGAAGGTGCAAACATCATGACCCGCAGCCTGATGATATTCGGTCAGGGAGCTATCCGCTGCCATCCATACGTGCTCAAAGAACTGGCTGCCAAAGATAACGATGATATCCATGCGTTCGATGATGCCTTCTTCGGCCACGCCGGCCTGATTTTCGGCAACTCGGCCCGAGCCTTTACTCAGGCGCTCGGCCTTGGCCGTGCGGATGTTCCGTTCGACAGCGCCAGCCGAAAGTATGCTCAGGCTGTTGCGCGCTTCAGTGCTGCCTTTGGCTTGTGTTCGGATGCCGCCATGACCACGCTTGGTAGTGAACTGAAAATGCGTGAGCTCATTTCCGCGCGTCTCGGCGACATGCTGTCCAACCTGTACCTGGCGTCTATGGTGCTCAAGAACTGGCATGAAACACAGCCGGTGGAAGGTGAAAAAGAAGTGATGCAATACAGTCTTGGTTTGTTGCTGCATCGTACCGAAGAAGCCCTGGATGCGTTTCTCCAGAACCTTCCGAATCGAGCGGTAGCACTGGTTCTGCGTGCGGTCACTCTGCCTTTGGGCCGGAGCTGGGGCAATCCCCATGATGATCAGGCGCGCAAGCTTGCCCGGTTCATTTCCACCGACACGCCCATTCGTCACAAGCTGCTTGCCAGTACCTGGACGACAGAAGGTGAAGGTTCAGTGAAAAACCCGGTGGCCTCATACAACGGCTTGTTGAAGGACTACGACAAGGCTGAGCAGCTCTATCGTAAAGCCACCAAGGCCTACGCCAAAGGTGAACTGCCCATGACTGCGTTGCATCCGGAAGAGCGGTTTGAGGCGGCGCTGGAAGCGGGCATCTACACCAAAGAAGAAGCGGACTTCATGCGCGAGTACGAAGTGGTGGTGCTGGAAATGCTCACCGTGGATGATTTTCCGTTTGATGAGTTTGCCCGTAACAAGGAAACCGTGATTGACCACAATCCCGCGTAA
- the crcB gene encoding fluoride efflux transporter CrcB has protein sequence MWLSFFAVSVGAVIGANLRWLLGLWLNSSYHAIPFGTVAANLSGGWLVGLLIGYFSHGSALAPEWRLFAITGLCGALTTFSTFSLEMFAAIQDGKWAMAITGILVHVVGSILMTALGIYTFGLVKG, from the coding sequence ATGTGGTTATCGTTTTTTGCCGTTAGTGTCGGCGCTGTTATCGGCGCCAATCTGCGTTGGCTGCTGGGGCTGTGGCTGAACAGCAGCTATCACGCGATTCCATTTGGCACCGTGGCAGCCAACCTCAGTGGTGGTTGGCTGGTTGGTTTACTGATCGGCTACTTTAGCCATGGCAGTGCACTGGCGCCAGAGTGGCGCCTGTTTGCCATCACTGGTCTGTGTGGTGCGCTGACGACCTTTTCCACGTTTTCCCTGGAAATGTTTGCAGCGATTCAGGACGGTAAATGGGCAATGGCCATCACCGGCATTCTCGTACATGTTGTGGGTTCCATTCTGATGACCGCGCTGGGTATTTACACCTTCGGTCTGGTGAAGGGCTGA
- a CDS encoding cold-shock protein: MSTTTGTVKFFNEAKGFGFITREGGPDVFVHYSAIQGSGFKTLAEGQQVEFTVTQGQKGPQAENVTPL, translated from the coding sequence ATGTCTACTACTACCGGTACTGTTAAGTTCTTCAACGAAGCTAAAGGCTTTGGCTTTATCACTCGTGAAGGCGGCCCGGACGTTTTTGTTCACTACAGCGCTATTCAGGGCAGCGGTTTCAAGACTCTGGCAGAAGGCCAGCAAGTCGAGTTTACCGTTACTCAGGGCCAGAAAGGCCCTCAGGCGGAAAACGTTACTCCTCTCTAA
- a CDS encoding glutathione S-transferase family protein, whose amino-acid sequence MKLIGSTTSPYVRRIRILLDEERYDFVNLDIYGADRDEIRRNNPALKIPVLESDGQEIYDSRIISRYISAKQGRDPLTWDQQNQLTLIDGANDSAVILLLARRSGLDVDAPGVLFFDLQRERIMTTMRTLAAQVEDGQFEHWNYPAMCLYCLVDWLDFRDLVDFTGIESLLAFRDSRKTKPWVAESDPRQS is encoded by the coding sequence ATGAAGCTGATTGGATCAACTACCTCGCCATACGTTCGGCGCATCCGCATCCTGCTCGATGAAGAGCGTTACGACTTCGTTAACCTTGATATTTACGGCGCAGACCGTGATGAAATCAGGCGTAACAATCCGGCCCTTAAAATACCCGTACTGGAAAGCGATGGACAGGAGATCTATGACTCACGCATTATTTCCCGTTATATCAGCGCCAAGCAGGGCAGGGATCCTCTCACCTGGGATCAGCAGAACCAGCTAACCCTGATTGATGGCGCCAACGACTCAGCTGTCATCCTGCTGTTGGCCAGACGCTCCGGGCTGGATGTAGATGCTCCGGGCGTGTTGTTTTTTGATCTGCAGCGTGAGCGCATTATGACCACCATGCGCACCCTCGCCGCTCAGGTGGAAGACGGTCAGTTTGAACATTGGAATTACCCTGCAATGTGCCTCTATTGCCTGGTGGACTGGCTGGATTTCCGTGACCTTGTGGATTTCACCGGTATTGAAAGCCTGCTTGCGTTTCGTGACAGCCGAAAAACCAAACCCTGGGTTGCCGAATCAGACCCGCGGCAGTCGTAA